Proteins from a genomic interval of Fusarium oxysporum Fo47 chromosome I, complete sequence:
- a CDS encoding diacylglycerol O-acyltransferase produces MSNPVVDSDVPLINGAHPSNAIEKVTTIPNPENEHPVEPPSQSQNGEAVEARDPERPQLPDRDFESSISTSNADFDDLMLSTNGAPDGKLNGGAPSGTPNGTGKSYAAAAAEADERDGKEEDSNNGEKSYADVVADRDADNTSRHDQWSYPKLPITAQPKNIKTGSWRAGGIRFAPLRVPMRRRLQTAAVLFHCMSIATFVSAFWLICANPLAWPIIIIYLIHLALSTAGTNGNLTYRSEWVRSLKLWKLFTGYFPMKLHKTHELPTDRKYILGYHPHGIISHGAFAAFGTNALGFRELFPGITNTLLTLDSNFRLPFYRDYIMLHGLQSVSKESIWNLLSKGGPSNDGRGRAVTIVVGGARESLEAQPGSLRLILRSRKGFVKMALRTGADLVPVIGFGENDLYDQLSPKTHPLVHRIQMIFLKVFKFTVPALHGRGVLNYDVGLMPYRRPVNIVIGRPIRVDKAHGPQPGQQDIDELHERYVQEIEKLWDAYKDQFAADRKAEMEIFA; encoded by the exons ATGTCGAACCCTGTGGTTGACAGTGATGTTCCCCTCATTAACG GGGCCCATCCTTCTAATGCAATTGAAAAAGTGACAACAATTCCTAATCCGGAAAACGAGCATCCGGTCGAGCCGCCGTCCCAATCGCAGAATGGAGAGGCTGTTGAAGCT AGAGATCCGGAGCGCCCACAGCTGCCTGACCGTGATTTCGAGTCGAGCATCTCTACCAGCAACGCCGACTTTGACGATCTGATGCTTTCTACAAATGGTGCGCCTGATGGCAAGTTGAATGGAGGAGCCCCGAGCGGGACTCCCAATGGTACCGGAAAGAGTtatgcagcagcagcagctgaggcGGACGAGAGagatggcaaagaagaagattcaaACAACGGTGAAAAGAGTTACGCCGACGTTGTCGCTGACAGAGACGCGGATAACACCAGCAGACATGATCAATGGTCCTATCCCAAGCTCCCCATTACCGCTCAACCTAAAAATATCAAGACGGGGAGCTGGCGTGCCGGAGGCATTCGTTTCGCGCCATTGCGAGTGCCCATGAGGCGACGGCTACAGACTGCAGCAGTCTTATTTCATTGCATGTCTATTGCCACATTTGTCTCAGCCTTTTGGTTGATCTGCGCCAATCCGCTCGCTTGGCCTATCATTATAATTTACCTGATCCATCTTGCCCTTTCAACTGCAGGAACTAACGGTAACCTGACCTACCGCTCAGAATGGGTACGAAGCCTCAAGCTCTGGAAGCTCTTCACTGGATACTTCCCCATGAAGCTGCACAAGACGCACGAACTACCGACCGATAGAAAATACATACTTGGGTACCATCCACATGGCATCATTTCCCATGGAGCCTTCGCCGCCTTTGGCACTAATGCTCTTGGGTTTCGCGAACTGTTCCCTGGAATCACCAACACACTCCTCACTCTCGACTCCAACTTCCGTCTTCCCTTCTACCGCGATTATATCATGCTTCACGGTCTCCAGTCAGTCTCTAAGGAGTCGATATGGAATCTTCTCTCAAAGGGCGGTCCTAGCAATGATGGCCGAGGCCGCGCTGTTACTATTGTTGTCGGCGGTGCCCGCGAATCGCTCGAGGCCCAACCAGGAAGCCTTCGCTTGATCCTCAGGAGCCGAAAAGGGTTTGTCAAGATGGCACTTCGTACCGGAGCCGATCTAGTTCCTGTTATCGGATTTGGCGAAAACGATCTCTACGACCAGCTGAGCCCTAAGACACACCCCCTTGTACACCGAATCCAGATGATATTTCTCAAGGTTTTCAAGTTTACCGTGCCAGCTCTCCACGGCCGTGGTGTGCTCAATTACGATGTTGGTCTCATGCCTTACCGTCGACCCGTTAACATTGTTATCGGACGGCCGATCCGAGTTGACAAGGCCCATGGACCTCAACCAGGTCAGCAGGACATCGATGAGCTGCATGAACGTTATGTTCAGGAAATTGAGAAGTTGTGGGATGCATACAAGGATCAGTTTGCTGCCGAtcgcaaggctgagatggaaATCTTTGCCTAA